The following are encoded together in the Triticum dicoccoides isolate Atlit2015 ecotype Zavitan chromosome 6B, WEW_v2.0, whole genome shotgun sequence genome:
- the LOC119323535 gene encoding uncharacterized protein LOC119323535, translating to MLRLRRSLLSHILSSPSASPISHLSRLISAAAPAVSSNPSFAAEDYLVSTCGLTRAQALKASAKISHLKSPANPDAVLSFLAGLGLSTTEAAALIAKDPQFLCASVERTLAPVVVELTALGLSHSEIARLASLSGRQFRCRPIVSRLQYYLRLFGTSHNLLRVMKFCNVLSYNLDRVVKPNLALLQGCGLAACDIAKLCISTPRLLAASPKRVQAIVACAQNIGVPRGSGMFRHALRAVASCREEEIAARVEYLRNTFRWTDAEVGMAISKFPPVLNKSKESLQLRSEFLISEAGLEPVHIAQRSVILGHSLEGRLRPRYYAMRFLKENGLLKRDSSYYTVFKESNMTFKKKFIHPHKEAAPHLEKDYDAACKGEVPTNFRFT from the coding sequence ATGCTCCGGCTCCGTCGCAGCCTCCTCTCCCATATCCTCTCGTCCCCCTCCGCCTCTCCCATCTCCCACCTCAGCCGCCTcatctccgccgccgcgcccgccgtctcCTCGAACCCTAGCTTCGCAGCGGAGGACTACCTCGTCTCCACCTGCGGCCTCACCCGGGCACAGGCCCTCAAGGCCTCCGCCAAGATCTCCCACCTCAAGTCCCCAGCTAATCCCGATGCCGTCCTCTCATTCCTCGCCGGCCTGGGTCTCTCCACCACCGAGGCCGCCGCCCTCATAGCCAAGGACCCGCAGTTCCTCTGCGCCAGCGTTGAGAGGACCCTGGCGCCCGTCGTCGTCGAGCTCACCGCTCTCGGTCTGTCGCACTCTGAGATCGCGCGCCTAGCCTCACTCAGCGGCCGCCAATTCCGTTGTAGACCCATCGTCTCCAGGCTGCAATACTACCTGCGCCTCTTCGGCACCTCCCACAACCTCCTCCGAGTGATGAAGTTCTGCAATGTCCTCTCATACAACCTCGACAGGGTGGTCAAGCCCAATTTGGCGTTACTGCAAGGGTGCGGGCTAGCTGCTTGTGATATTGCCAAGCTGTGCATCTCAACACCGAGGTTGCTCGCCGCCAGCCCCAAGCGTGTCCAGGCGATTGTGGCGTGCGCTCAAAACATAGGTGTCCCCCGTGGTTCTGGGATGTTCAGGCACGCGCTGCGTGCTGTTGCATCTTGCAGAGAGGAGGAGATAGCAGCCAGAGTGGAGTACTTGAGGAACACGTTCAGGTGGACGGATGCTGAGGTAGGCATGGCCATTTCTAAGTTTCCACCGGTGCTGAATAAGTCCAAGGAATCGCTGCAGCTCAGGTCTGAGTTCCTCATCTCCGAGGCGGGTTTGGAACCGGTGCACATTGCTCAACGGTCGGTAATACTCGGGCACAGCCTAGAGGGACGGCTCAGGCCCCGGTACTATGCTATGAGGTTTCTCAAGGAAAATGGATTGCTCAAGCGCGACTCAAGCTACTATACTGTTTTCAAGGAGTCCAACATGACATTCAAGAAGAAGTTCATACACCCTCATAAGGAAGCTGCACCGCACCTTGAAAAAGACTACGATGCTGCTTGCAAAGGGGAAGTGCCCACTAATTTCAGATTCACATAA